One genomic window of Cyprinus carpio isolate SPL01 chromosome B8, ASM1834038v1, whole genome shotgun sequence includes the following:
- the LOC109070548 gene encoding spindlin-Z-like: MAGHRLKNTVSSRKLNFCATPPKHQTKGHPIRGQDLATHERQQTACKTKAAAIGRLSESNMECCSVLEFHVMKAFTVFSLRLCFKSPHGQPSGGTWFRRPMRKYYMKISHTTAAVWFHQSSVSGGRSVMKKKSSHKHRHMRHSPLSESIVGCRIRHKWKEDVYSPVSRWTGTVLVQVSVNSSLYLIKYDGVDCVYGLEIFTDQRVQNLEIFPGEIASFRVSDTRLADQLLGRPVVHLFETEDGSKEEWRGLVLSRAPSMPAWFFITYEKDPMLYMYQLTQDYKDGDLRILPDSGE; encoded by the exons ATGGCCGGGCACAGGTTGAAAAACACTGTGAGCAGCAGGAAGCTGAACTTCTGCGCCACGCCACCCAAACATCAGACCAAGGGGCACCCGATCAGAGGGCAGGATCTTGCGACTCATGAACGACAACAAACTGCCTGCAAAACAAAAGCTGCAG CGATCGGCAGATTAAGTGAATCCAACATGGAGTGCTGTAGCGTTTTAGAATTCCATGTCATGAAAGCATTCACTGTGTTCAGTCTGCGTTTGTGTTTTAAATCTCCACACGGTCAGCCATCGGGCGGAACGTGGTTCAGGAGACCCATGCGAAAATACTACATGAAGATCAGCCACACCACGGCCG CGGTATGGTTCCATCAGTCAAGTGTGTCTGGTGGCCGGTCCGTAATGAAGAAAAAGAGCTCTCACAA GCACAGACACATGCGTCACAGTCCTCTCAGTGAAAGCATCGTGGGCTGTCGAATACGACACAAATGGAAGGAAGACGTCTACAGTCCGGTGTCTCGGTGGACGGGGACAGTACTGGTCCAAGTGTCTGTCAACTCGTCTCTGTACCTCATCAAGTACGATGGAGTGGACTGCGTCTACGGCCTGGAGATCTTCACCGATCAGAGGGTTCAGAATCTGGAGATTTTTCCCGGGGAAATCGCCTCGTTTCGGGTCAGTGACACTCGTCTTGCGGATCAGCTGCTGGGACGGCCGGTGGTTCATCTGTTTGAGACGGAGGATGGCTCCAAGGAGGAGTGGAGAGGTCTGGTGCTCTCCAGGGCTCCCAGCATGCCTGCGTGGTTCTTCATAACTTATGAGAAAGACCCCATGCTGTACATGTACCAGCTGACGCAGGATTATAAAGACGGGGACCTTCGGATACTTCCGGATTCAGGTGAGTGA